One window from the genome of Cyprinus carpio isolate SPL01 chromosome B1, ASM1834038v1, whole genome shotgun sequence encodes:
- the LOC122135756 gene encoding acidic repeat-containing protein-like, translating to MAFGTICGGGPECCTSEPARSIPPMLPQVLPSSASVLSPDTVTAPLSSPPADSLPSPMMTAAISFTSAQKRRMRRKRQMARAPDQSREMARAPDQSREMARAPDQSREMARAPDQSREMARAPDQSREMARAPDQSREMARAPDQSREMARAPDQKREMARAPDLAVLVSSPGRASDPRSGPGEPPVPTSSPERASDHESSSERALDSTSSTERASVLTSGPAEYWGRGVGLRDNHDFV from the exons ATGGCCTTTGGAACAATATGTGGAGGAGGTCCTGAGTGTTGTACATCTG AGCCCGCTCGCTCCATTCCACCCATGCTTCCCCAAGTTCTCCCAAGTTCGGCTTCAGTTCTCAGCCCAGATACAGTGACAGCTCCACTGTCAAGCCCACCGGCTGATTCACTCCCAAGCCCTATGATGACAGCAGCTATCTCCTTCACCTCAGCCCAAAAGAGGAGAATgaggagaaagagacagatggCTCGAGCGCCAGACCAGAGTCGAGAGATGGCTCGAGCGCCAGACCAGAGTCGAGAGATGGCTCGAGCGCCAGACCAGAGTCGAGAGATGGCTCGAGCGCCAGACCAGAGTCGAGAGATGGCTCGAGCGCCAGACCAGAGTCGAGAGATGGCTCGAGCGCCAGACCAGAGTCGAGAGATGGCTCGAGCGCCAGACCAGAGTCGAGAGATGGCTCGAGCGCCAGACCAGAAACGAGAGATGGCTCGAGCCCCTGACCTCGCTGTTCTCGTGTCCAGCCCAGGGAGGGCCTCAGATCCCAGGTCAGGCCCAGGAGAGCCTCCTGTTCCCACGTCAAGCCCAGAGAGGGCCTCGGATCACGAGTCTAGCTCAGAGAGGGCTCTAGATTCCACGTCAAGCACAGAAAGGGCTTCTGTCCTCACGTCTGGCCCA GCGGAGTATTGGGGGCGTGGTGTGGGGTTGAGAGACAATCAtgattttgtctga